The following proteins come from a genomic window of Sesamum indicum cultivar Zhongzhi No. 13 linkage group LG10, S_indicum_v1.0, whole genome shotgun sequence:
- the LOC105171623 gene encoding cytochrome P450 CYP72A219-like: MWASILISTLLVVLLHTAWRFLNWVWIKPRKLEKLLRKQGFKGNSYRFLFGDAREAAKLYEEAYSKPIGITDDVTLRAFPLAIKTIRTYGEKSFMWVGPIPVCFVMDLDAIKIILNKFYAFQKSFKASNPIFKRLVGGLIVYEGEQWSRNRKKLNPAFHMEKLKEIVATMHTQATEILDEWSSTIPKDGSSHVVDVYPYFKHFTGCVVSYALFSSTPTPLVKRTFNIISELTHISNQSQPFSIPGEQYLPIEKYRRANEIEDELTATFTRMAEERLAQRRAGERKLEPDLFDLVVDEVEEVDIKDKKGRAAAMYELIQQCKLFYVAGHESTANLIAWTTVMLAHHQDWQTRIREEVFRVLGDRDITGDDLSSLKTLTMFIHEVMRLYPPAIELSRVVEEETTVGDITFPKGAMVMMPIILLHRNTRIWGDDASEFKPERFSEGVLKAANGRAAFIPFGWGLRTCIGANLSVIEAKVFTALFLRQFSFELAPTYSHTPTVAILLQPQYGIPLILRKL; this comes from the exons ATGTGGGCATCCATCCTGATCAGCACACTGTTAGTGGTGCTGCTGCACACAGCATGGAGATTCTTGAACTGGGTTTGGATCAAGCCCAGGAAACTGGAGAAACTCCTCCGGAAACAAGGCTTCAAAGGCAATTCTTACAGGTTTCTCTTCGGGGATGCCAGAGAAGCAGCCAAGTTGTACGAGGAAGCATACTCCAAACCCATCGGAATCACCGACGATGTCACCCTTCGTGCCTTTCCCTTAGCTATCAAGACCATAAGAACATACG GTGAGAAATCGTTCATGTGGGTGGGGCCTATACCTGTGTGTTTTGTGATGGACCTGGACGCGATTAAGATTATATTGAACAAATTCTATGCGTTTCAGAAGTCTTTCAAGGCATCTAATCCCATATTCAAAAGGCTGGTTGGTGGACTCATTGTGTATGAAGGCGAACAGTGGAGCAGAAACAGAAAGAAGCTCAACCCGGCTTTTCACATGGAGAAGCTCAAG GAGATAGTGGCTACCATGCACACACAGGCTACGGAAATTCTAGATGAATGGAGCAGCACCATCCCCAAGGATGGGTCATCTCATGTTGTTGATGTTTACCCTTATTTCAAACACTTCACAGGCTGTGTAGTATCATATGCATTATTCAGCTCTACTCCTACTCCATTAGTTAAAAGGACTTTCAATATCATTTCGGAGCTCACACATATTTCAAACCAGTCTCAGCCTTTTAGCATCCCTGGAGAGCA GTACTTGCCGATTGAGAAATATAGGAGGGCAAACGAAATTGAGGACGAACTAACAGCTACATTCACACGCATGGCCGAGGAAAGGTTAGCTCAGAGAAGGGCAGGAGAAAGGAAGCTTGAACCAGACTTATTTGACTTGGTTGTGGATGAAGTTGAAGAGGTCGACATCAAAGACAAGAAAGGTCGGGCAGCGGCCATGTATGAGCTCATTCAACAGTGCAAGCTATTCTACGTGGCTGGTCATGAATCCACTGCTAATCTTATCGCTTGGACCACTGTCATGCTTGCCCATCACCAAGACTGGCAAACTCGGATCAGAGAAGAGGTTTTCCGAGTCTTGGGCGACAGGGACATCACCGGTGATGACTTGTCCAGCCTAAAAACT CTAACGATGTTCATACACGAGGTGATGCGCTTGTACCCACCTGCAATTGAGCTGAGTAGAGTagtagaagaagaaacaaCCGTGGGAGACATTACGTTCCCGAAGGGCGCAATGGTAATGATGCCGATAATTCTACTGCACCGGAACACTAGAATATGGGGCGACGATGCATCGGAGTTCAAGCCCGAAAGGTTTTCGGAAGGAGTGCTGAAAGCAGCCAACGGTCGTGCAGCATTCATACCCTTCGGCTGGGGTCTCCGCACTTGCATTGGGGCAAACTTGTCAGTGATCGAGGCCAAAGTGTTTACTGCGTTGTTTCTGCGCCAGTTCAGTTTCGAGCTTGCGCCAACGTACTCACACACGCCTACCGTTGCCATACTCCTCCAACCACAATACGGAATCCCTCTCATCTTGCGCAAGCTCTAG